One region of Pontibacillus halophilus JSM 076056 = DSM 19796 genomic DNA includes:
- the tsaE gene encoding tRNA (adenosine(37)-N6)-threonylcarbamoyltransferase complex ATPase subunit type 1 TsaE, protein MNRFEHKVSDRTMENSYIYRTSSVEETAQFAEQLGSLLQENDVLTLEGQLGTGKTTFTKGLAKGLQIKRTVNSPTFTIVKEYEGRLPLYHMDVYRLEDSDEDIGFEEYFNGDGVTVVEWAHFIDEYLPDNRLAIEIERTGEVERVISLQPTGERYEQLCKELFQ, encoded by the coding sequence ATGAATAGATTTGAACACAAAGTGAGTGATCGTACAATGGAGAATTCATATATCTACCGCACGTCATCTGTAGAGGAAACGGCTCAGTTTGCTGAGCAGCTCGGTTCCTTGCTACAGGAGAATGATGTGCTTACTTTAGAAGGACAACTTGGAACAGGAAAGACGACCTTTACGAAAGGGCTAGCCAAGGGCCTCCAAATTAAGCGAACGGTAAATAGCCCGACGTTTACCATTGTGAAGGAATATGAGGGGAGACTTCCTCTTTATCATATGGATGTGTACCGTCTTGAGGATAGCGATGAAGACATTGGCTTCGAGGAATACTTTAACGGAGATGGAGTAACAGTCGTGGAGTGGGCTCACTTTATTGATGAGTATCTGCCTGATAATCGTCTTGCCATCGAGATTGAGCGAACGGGTGAGGTAGAGCGTGTGATTTCTCTTCAACCTACTGGAGAACGGTACGAGCAACTGTGTAAGGAGTTATTTCAATGA
- the tsaB gene encoding tRNA (adenosine(37)-N6)-threonylcarbamoyltransferase complex dimerization subunit type 1 TsaB, with product MNVLAIDTSNIAMSVAIIKDSRLVSEYTTHVKKNHSVQLMPAIQRMMEEAKLQPNELDRIAVAHGPGSFTGVRIGLTTAKTLAWTLGIPVVALSSLEVMAFRGATFGGKVSPFFDARRGQVYTGLYHVQHGEVSIVGNELNVPMTEWLEKLKGEGEPVLFLSSDLEVHREAIQETMGDLALFPIHGEVLPSAGELGLAAMTKEPTPVHELTPNYLRLAEAESKWLAQQEEKKQHDE from the coding sequence ATGAATGTGTTAGCCATAGATACATCAAATATAGCCATGAGTGTCGCAATTATTAAAGACAGCCGACTGGTGTCAGAATATACGACGCATGTGAAGAAGAATCATTCGGTTCAACTCATGCCTGCCATTCAACGGATGATGGAAGAAGCGAAGTTACAACCGAATGAGTTAGACCGTATTGCAGTTGCACACGGCCCAGGATCGTTTACAGGAGTGCGGATTGGACTGACGACAGCGAAGACGCTAGCGTGGACGCTAGGGATTCCAGTTGTAGCGCTATCCAGCTTAGAAGTGATGGCCTTTCGGGGTGCAACATTTGGAGGGAAAGTATCTCCATTCTTCGATGCGCGTCGTGGACAAGTATATACAGGGCTTTATCATGTCCAACATGGAGAAGTTAGCATTGTGGGCAATGAGCTCAACGTACCGATGACAGAGTGGCTTGAGAAGCTTAAGGGTGAAGGAGAACCAGTCCTATTCCTAAGTAGCGACTTAGAAGTGCATCGTGAAGCGATACAAGAGACAATGGGAGACTTGGCTCTTTTCCCTATCCATGGGGAAGTGCTACCTAGTGCGGGAGAACTTGGCCTAGCGGCAATGACGAAAGAACCAACTCCTGTTCATGAACTAACGCCAAACTATCTACGACTTGCTGAGGCAGAGTCGAAATGGTTGGCGCAGCAAGAAGAGAAGAAGCAGCATGACGAATAA
- the rimI gene encoding ribosomal protein S18-alanine N-acetyltransferase, which yields MTNKVVVRKMTDEDLEDVLEIEHASFATPWSRDSFNHELHDNPYAAYYVIVLDDQIVGYCGLWVIIDEAHITNIAILPEFRGYRLGKTLFQYVLQEAKRIGSVQLSLEVRVSNVTAQKMYRQFGLVPGGIRKNYYTDNQEDALVMWVKL from the coding sequence ATGACGAATAAAGTCGTCGTGAGGAAGATGACAGATGAAGATCTAGAGGATGTGCTTGAAATTGAGCATGCCTCCTTCGCTACGCCGTGGTCAAGGGATTCCTTTAATCACGAGCTGCATGACAATCCGTATGCAGCTTACTATGTCATTGTGCTCGATGATCAGATTGTTGGGTATTGTGGATTATGGGTGATTATTGATGAAGCCCATATTACCAACATCGCCATCCTCCCTGAATTTCGGGGGTATCGTCTTGGTAAGACATTATTCCAATACGTCTTACAGGAAGCGAAGCGAATTGGAAGCGTCCAGCTTTCTCTCGAAGTTCGTGTATCGAATGTAACAGCTCAAAAAATGTATCGTCAATTTGGATTAGTACCAGGTGGCATCCGTAAAAACTATTATACGGATAACCAAGAAGATGCTTTAGTAATGTGGGTGAAATTATGA
- the tsaD gene encoding tRNA (adenosine(37)-N6)-threonylcarbamoyltransferase complex transferase subunit TsaD yields MSEQDQYILGIETSCDETAVAIVKNGTELVANVVASQIESHKRFGGVVPEIASRHHVEQVTHVIEEALEKADMTMEEIEAIAVTEGPGLVGALLIGVNAAKALAFAHSKPLVGVHHIAGHIYANRLQKEFQFPLLSLVVSGGHTELIHMKDHGEFEIIGETRDDAAGEAYDKVARTLKLPYPGGPHIDRMAHEGETNIDFPRAWLESDSYDFSFSGPKSSVINTLHNAKQRGVELKDVDIAASFQQSVVEVLSTKTHKAAKEYGVNQVIVAGGVAANKGLREALEQKFEGEDMELLIPPLHLCTDNAAMIAAAGTVAYNSGHRAGWDLNGNPSLSLEKYTKRNQTL; encoded by the coding sequence ATGAGTGAACAAGATCAATATATATTAGGAATAGAAACCAGTTGTGATGAAACGGCCGTTGCCATCGTGAAGAATGGGACCGAGCTTGTCGCAAACGTAGTCGCTTCTCAAATCGAAAGCCATAAACGCTTTGGAGGAGTTGTCCCTGAAATCGCATCTCGTCACCACGTGGAACAAGTGACGCATGTTATTGAAGAAGCGTTGGAGAAGGCGGATATGACGATGGAGGAGATTGAAGCGATTGCCGTGACAGAAGGACCCGGTCTTGTTGGAGCACTGCTTATCGGCGTTAATGCTGCGAAGGCTCTCGCGTTTGCCCATAGTAAGCCATTAGTGGGTGTCCATCATATTGCTGGTCATATTTACGCCAACCGTCTACAGAAGGAATTCCAGTTTCCACTGCTTTCTCTTGTTGTATCTGGTGGGCACACGGAATTGATTCATATGAAGGACCACGGTGAATTTGAGATCATCGGAGAGACTCGTGATGATGCCGCAGGTGAGGCATATGATAAAGTTGCGAGAACATTGAAGCTCCCTTATCCAGGTGGTCCGCACATTGACCGTATGGCTCATGAGGGGGAGACGAATATTGATTTCCCTCGTGCCTGGCTTGAGTCCGATTCCTACGACTTTAGCTTTAGCGGTCCGAAATCTTCAGTAATTAACACGCTCCACAATGCGAAGCAACGTGGAGTGGAGTTAAAGGATGTGGATATCGCGGCAAGCTTCCAGCAAAGCGTCGTTGAAGTGTTATCCACAAAAACACATAAGGCTGCGAAGGAATACGGAGTCAACCAAGTTATTGTGGCTGGCGGAGTTGCAGCAAATAAAGGGCTTCGCGAAGCGCTGGAGCAGAAATTTGAAGGTGAAGACATGGAACTTCTGATCCCACCTCTCCATTTATGCACAGACAATGCAGCCATGATTGCAGCAGCTGGGACCGTTGCATACAATTCAGGCCACCGAGCAGGTTGGGACTTGAACGGTAACCCTTCTTTATCTCTTGAGAAGTATACAAAGCGTAACCAAACCTTGTAG